One Augochlora pura isolate Apur16 chromosome 10, APUR_v2.2.1, whole genome shotgun sequence DNA window includes the following coding sequences:
- the LOC144475678 gene encoding epoxide hydrolase 4: MITNDKIVQISTWEIIKLHFLSFVYGLYLIVKRFLKWAWDPKKFFMMQQRDKPPPCLVDNNLGTHSYVKIKGVKFHYVEAGHEDKPLVLLLHGFPDCWLSWREQIPCLAEHYRVVAIDLKGFGDSDKPSTKRSYKLEVLIEELKQFILSLGVKQCSIIGHDLGGLLGWYMVALYEEMIDKFVAISCPHPNFYWNRLPGDSVFDSKWIHFSRLPFLPEIDALKEDLSIINDTFKHLQVKQTSTEKNYVEAYKYAFSRREDWTGAINYYRNLPFIRLNTESNEPITTKMLHIIGNIDPLVSIENIVQSSEYVEKFNVKVVFGAQHFPHQQKPDIVNKAILKFFIGTANTVEKTPPRSIMTSWLGSLSNTVKYGNHMIDTVQKKTTDVVNGLPSKVFYMSHTTN; the protein is encoded by the exons ATGATTACAAACGACAAGATCGTTCAGATATCGACGtgggaaataattaaattacatttcttaTCTTTTGTGTACGGTTTGTACTTAATAGTGAAACGGTTCCTTAAATGGGCTTGGGACCCGAAGAAGTTCTTCATGATGCAACAGAGGGATAAACCTCCACCCTGTCTAGTGGATAACAATTTGGGAACGCATTCTTACGTTAAAATCAAG GGTGTAAAATTCCATTATGTGGAAGCTGGACATGAGGATAAACCACTTGTTTTACTATTGCATGGATTCCCTGATTGCTGGTTGTCTTGGAGAGAACAAATACCTTGCCTTGCTGAACATTATAG AGTAGTGGCAATAGATTTAAAAGGATTTGGTGACAGTGACAAACCATCAACCAAACGTTCCTATAAACTAGAAGTTTTAATTGAggagttaaagcaatttattttatcgcttGGAGTGAAACAATGTAGTATAATTGGACATGACCTAGGCGGACTACTAGGATGGTACATGGTAGCCTTATATGAGGAAATGATTGACAAATTTGTTGCTATTTCATGTCCCCATCCTAATTTTTACTGGAATAGATTGCCTGGAGATTCAGTATTTGACTCAAA ATGGATACATTTCAGTAGATTGCCATTCCTCCCAGAAATTGATGCTCTTAAAGAGGACTTATCGATTATAAATGATACATTCAAACATCTTCAAGTGAAGCAAACAAGTACTGAAAAGAATTATGTGGAAGCATACAAATATGCATTTAGTAGGAGAG AGGATTGGACAGGTGCAATTAACTATTACAGAAATCTTCCTTTCATTAGACTCAACACAGAGTCTAATGAACCAATTACAACCAAGATGTTACATATTATAGGAAACATAGATCCTCTTGTATCAATAGAAAACATTGTACAAAGCTCTGAATATGTTGAAAAGTTCAATGTGAAAGTTGTTTTTGGTGCACAACACTTTCCTCATCAACAAAAACCAGATATAGTAAACAAAGCAATTTTAAAGTTTTTTATAG gtaCAGCAAATACTGTAGAAAAAACACCACCTAGAAGTATCATGACCTCGTGGTTGGGATCTTTAAGTAATACTGTGAAGTATGGTAATCACATGATTGATACTGTACAGAAAAAAACTACCGATGTAGTGAATGGATTACCTAGTAAAGTATTTTACATGAGTCATACTACAAACTGA